The nucleotide window TCGATCGTTATATTCCCTTCCATTATGGAATGGAGAACTTTGAAGATAAAATCCTCAATAAAAAAGCATTACGGGAACGTCTCTTACTGCGGGATAGTGATAAACCATTAATTGCTTATATTGGACGATTAGACCAACAAAAAGGAGTCCATCTCGTTCATCATGGGATTTACTACGCCCTCAACCGGGGGGCACAATTTGTTATGTTAGGGTCAGCAACAGAACCCGCGATTAATAACTGGTTTTGGCATGAAAAAAACTTTTTAAATAATAATCCTGATGTTCATTTAGAAATCGGCTTTAATGAAGAATTAGCCCACTTAATTTATGCGGGCGCTGATATGATTATTGTGCCGAGTAATTATGAACCCTGTGGTTTAACTCAAATGATTGGGCTTAAATATGGAACTGTGCCTATTGTGCGGGGTGTGGGAGGATTAGTTAATACGGTATTTGACCGAGATTACGATAATTATCATACCCCAGAAGAACGCAATGGCTATGTCTTCTTCCAAACCGATTATAAAGCACTAGAATCGGCAATCGATCGGGCGATCGGATTATGGGAACAATATCCTGATGAATTTCGTCAACTCGCTCTCCAAGGCATGAAGTATGACTATTCTTGGAATAATCCCGGAGAAACCTATCTCCAAGTTTACGAAACCATCCGCCATAAATAAACTTTAATCCTGGGGTTGAGGTGGGCATTGCCCACCCTACAGTAAAAAATCAAGAAGTTGTAGGATGCGTTCCCAACGCATCCCCCACCCGCCTAAAATCACCTCAAATAAAAATAGACTTCTTGCACAAGTAAGTCAAAAGCCACCTACTCAAAAGGTGAGAAAAATTGACGATTTCTATAATGCAATTGATTTTAGTTTGATTTATGCAAGAGGTCTAATAAACCAGATTTAGCTGGGTAATTTCAGCGAAAAACCGTTAATTTAAATTAAAACAGTAGTCTTTAAATTAATCGATTTAGCCAGATTGTGCAGCATAGAAACCGTTGTCGGAAAATCTACACAAGCATCAGTAATACTTTGACCATAGGTTAATTGACTCAAATCTTTGGGGATAGATTGATTACCCGCCACTAGATGACTTTCAATCATCACCCCCATAATATGAGGACTGCCTTCTTGTAATTGATGAGCAATATTCTCTAAAACGAGAGACTGACGGTTATGATCTTTATGGCTATTCCCATGACTACAGTCAATCATTAAACGGGGACAAACTCCCTTAGTCTTTAAAAACTCTACCGCTTGATTGACATCCATTGCTTCATAATTGGTTTGTGTATTTCCGCCTCGTAACACTAAATGACCGTCAGGATTACCGGTCGTGGTAATAATACTCGCTAGACCTTTATAATTAATCCCTAAAAAATGATGAGGTTTACTAGCAGCAATCATCGCATTAACCGCCGACTCAAAACTCCCATCAGTCCCATTTTTAAACCCAACCGGCATCGATAACCCAGAGGCCATTTCCCGATGAGTTTGACTTTCGGTAGTCCGAGCGCCGATCGCTGTCCAAGAAACTAAATCCGCGATATACTGAGGAATAACCGGATCGAGTAATTCTGTGGCTGCCGGTAAGCCTAAATGAGCTAAATCTAATAATAATTTTCGCGCCCGTTGTAATCCCGTATTAATATCATAACTTCCGTCGAGATGAGGATCATTGATCATTCCCTTCCATCCCATCGTGGTACGAGGTTTTTCAAAATAAACCCGCATGACAATTTCTAATTTGTCTTTTAACTCATTGCGTAAGGCGATTAATTTTTCTCCATACTCATAAGCGGCGGCCACATCATGAATCGAACAAGGGCCTACTATCACTAATAATCGTGGGTCAACCCCGGTTAAAATATTGCGAATGGTGCGTCTAGTTTGGGTGACTAATGCTGCTGCTTGCTCTGTTAGGGGAAATAAACAATGAATAGTTTCAGGACTTAACAGAGAACGAGTTTCAACAACATGAAGGTCAGAAGTTTTGTACATTATTTACTCACCTATCAGAAGAAGATTTTAAACGGCCTTTAATGCCTTGTAAAGTTAACTGAATTGCCAAAAGAACTAACCCAAAACTTACAAAAGCAAAAATAAACGTTGCTAAAGAAGCTACCCCTACGACTAAGGTTCGGACAGCAGAGGAAATATTAATGACCAGTTGATTACTAGAGGTAATGGGTTTATTAGCAAAAGTTGTTCCAATGGCATAAGTCAGATAATACATCCCTGTCCCTAATATACCTGCCATCGCCGCCCCTAATAAACATTTTTGGGGGGTAACTTCATTTTTCTGAACATTAGGAACTGTTTTTTCTGACTTTTCCTGATCTTTAGACTCACTCATGTTAGTTAACAGTGAACAGTGAACAGTGAACAATGAACAATGAACACTTAACCGGCGATTTCAACCTGAATGCCCATATTTGATAATTGCGCCACCCATAATTGTAAGTCTATATCAGATATATTTTCTCTAATATGTTGTTTAATTTTTTCAGCCTGAGCATAAGATTCACATAGAGTAAACACCGTCGGCCCTGAACCGGACATCATCGTTCCGAATCCTCCCATTTTTGCCATTGTCTCTCGAAGGTGAGCAACTTGGGGATATTCGGGTAAAACGACTTTTTCTAAATCATTATGTAATAATCTGCCTATTTTAGCCCCATCTTTCTGAAGAATTGCCCCCATCAAAGGCCCTGCATGAACTTGATGAGTTCTCGCCTGGATTCTCTCTCGATCGCTAATATAAGTATTATTGAAGAGTTGACGATAGGTTTTATAAGCCCAAGGAGTAGAGACAGCTATACTGGTATATTTAGCCAAAACTACCCAAAGATTATCTAAATCGTAGATCGGATCTAACTGTTCTCCTCGTCCGGTCGCTATAGCTGTCCCTCCAGACACGCAAAACGGCACATCAGACCCCAACAGCGAGGCTAATCCTTGTAATTCGGGTTGAGTCAGTCCTAATTGCCAAATTAAGTTTAATCCCACTAATACCGCCGCCCCATTCGTTGACCCTCCGGCTAATCCGGCAGCCACCGGTATCCGTTTGTCAATGGTAATATCTACTCCCCCAAAATTATCAAACTGTTTCGGAAATTCTTGCTGCATTAATTTCGCCGCCCGGTAAGCTAGGTTACTCTCATCTGTGGGAACTTGGGGATGGGAGCAGTACAGCCGGAATTGTTGCACTCCGTTAGGCCGTAGGGTAATCCGGTCTGCTAAGTCAATGCTTTGGAGGATCATGATTAATTCATGATAACCATCTGGGCGATCGCCAATTATTTCTAGATACAGATTAATTTTTCCGGGAGCAATTAAAGTATAGGCGTGCATGGTGACGGTGGGCAAAGTTACACAATTAAGGGAACAGGCAACAGTTTTTACCTTTGTTTCCACTGCTATCCATCTTACTGTAATCGAGATGAATTATTTTAGGTGCGTTACGAAGAGCGCTTCACCCCCTACTATTTTCTTAAGCGATCGCCCTTTTAAATTTCCGATAATTTTTTCCCAAAAAATACTCAAACCTGAATCCTTTAAGGTTAAGTTTTTATTAAACTAGCGTTAATTTTTTTCCTCAAAATAGATTAGTTATTTTAAATATTTATAAAGTATACTTTTATATCATATAACTTTATGAGTAATATAGTCAAGTCAAATTTTAAAATCATTTGAACTCTTTTCCGTTGCTCCCCATAATGGTAAAGTAATGTAACAATAAATTTAGCCAAAGTAAATCTATGCCATTTACGATTGATTCAGCCCGCAATATTTTTCCAGGTACTTTAGCTGCTGATGCAGTACCCGCTACTATTGCTCGATTCAACCAGCTTAGTGCAGAGGATCAATTGGCGTTAATTTGGTTTGCTTATTTAGAAATGGGTAAAACCATTACCATTGCTGCACCTGGGGCAGCGAGTATGGTATTTGCTGAAAACACCTTAAAAGAAATTCAGCAAATGACCCCTTTACAACAAACACAAGTGATGTGTGATTTAACCAATCGTGCTGACACGCCAATTTGCAGAACTTATGCGACTTGGTCACCTAATATTAAATTAGGATTTTGGTATCGCTTGGGAGAATTAATGGAACAAGGGCTTGTTGCCCCCATTCCCAAAGGGTATCAACTGTCTGCTAATGCTAACGCCGTATTAGAAGCGATTAAAAGCCTTGAATCCGGGCAACAAATCACCGTACTTCGCAATTGCGTAGTTGACATGGGATTTGAACCCAGTAAATTAGGAAACTATACCAGAGTTGCTGAACCGGTTGAACCTCCGAAAGAGATGTCCCAACGGACTCAAGTCTATATTGATGGAGTTAGCAATCCCACCGTATTAGATTACATGAATAACCTCAATGCTAATGACTTTGAGGCATTAATTGAATTATTTACTCCTGATGGAGGATTACAGCCTCCCTTCCAAAGACCCATCGTCGGTAAGGAAGCTATCCTACGCTTTTTTAAAGAAGAATGTCAAAACTTAAAATTAATCCCTGAAAAAGGGGTTTCTGAACCCACAGACGACGGTTACACCCAAATTAAAGTCACCGGTAAAGTACAAACTCCTTGGTTTGGGGCTAATGTTGGGATGAATATCGCTTGGCGATTCTTACTCAATCCAGACAATAAAATTTTCTTTGTGGCGATCGATTTACTTGCCTCTCCTAAAGAGTTATTAAATTTCGCTCGCTAAGGCAAAAGCTATAATAACCAACTGAAAAAAACTATTATGATCAATTTCCTTACCCAAGGGAATTTTTTTATGAAATTAGGCATTATTACTTGTCATATTAAAAGCAAAAATAGTCATATCGAGTTAAACTCTATAGTTAGTAAATTCATAAATCTATGACGCAATAATAAATACATAAATGCTGCACACTGAAATTAGTTGGTCTGACACTGAAAAAAAAATAGCTGATAAAGCTTTTAAAAAAGCTTATGATCTAGAAACAGCAACCCTAATCAGCCAAATTCGCTCAAAAGCCAGTGAAATTGTAGAAGTCGATGATCTATGGCATCTACACGATCTTCTTAGTGCAAGAAGACATCAACTAGATGGAAAATACGATCATCGGGATTCAGTTCTGATTTTTGTTTTTGCCCAATTGGTTAAAGAAGGATGGTTACATCTGGATGACCTAAAAGGGTTACAACCTGAAAAACTGGCTAAAATAACGGCTTTGACTAGAATGTAAAGCTATTTCTTTTTTCACGGCAGACAATGCCATGTAGAGACGTTCCTCGGAGCGCCTCTACAATTTTTTTGACTAAGACTTGGTGCTGTAAAGTTCTTTATTTTTCAACCCGTCGTGAGCGTGTTTGAGTTGATGTAATTGTCCTTCGGGTTGTGATCGTAACGCTTCGGGAGTTTGAGATCCCACCGCTCCTTTAGCAACGGTTACGCCGCCATCCACTAACCACAATGCTCCAGTGACATAACTCGCCTCATCGGACGCGAGAAAAGCATACACATTGGCAATTTCTTCCGGTGTTCCCCGTCTGGCCATAGGAGTCGCTTCAACTAAGGTTTTTTCCATTTGAGCATCCATTGGCCCAGTTTCTTGATGAGTCCAAGCGGTATCAATTGCCCCAGGACAAACACAATTAGCTCTGATGCCATTTTTCGCTTGCTCAACCGCTACTCCTTTCATAAAAGAGTGCATCCAGCCTTTTGTACCCCCATAAGTTGTGTTTTGAGCTAATCCATTAAATCCGGCTTCTGAACCGGCAGAAACGATATTACCTCGGCTTTTTTGGAGATGAGGAAGGGCATATTTGGTCATCAAAAAAGCAGAACGAAGATTCATCCGAAGAGTTCGATCGAAAATTTCGAGCGGATAATTTTCTGTCGTAGCAGTAGCTAAGAAAACTCCCGCATTATTGACGAGAATATCTAACTTTCCATAGTGATCGATCGCGGTTTGGACACAAGCTTGAGCCGG belongs to Gloeothece citriformis PCC 7424 and includes:
- a CDS encoding SDR family NAD(P)-dependent oxidoreductase, with the protein product MSGRLEGKVAIITGAGTGIGEAIAHKFCREGAKVVVNGLPDDPVQDVVDRICSVGGNAVAFPGDVSQEEPAQACVQTAIDHYGKLDILVNNAGVFLATATTENYPLEIFDRTLRMNLRSAFLMTKYALPHLQKSRGNIVSAGSEAGFNGLAQNTTYGGTKGWMHSFMKGVAVEQAKNGIRANCVCPGAIDTAWTHQETGPMDAQMEKTLVEATPMARRGTPEEIANVYAFLASDEASYVTGALWLVDGGVTVAKGAVGSQTPEALRSQPEGQLHQLKHAHDGLKNKELYSTKS
- a CDS encoding DUF3082 domain-containing protein; the encoded protein is MSESKDQEKSEKTVPNVQKNEVTPQKCLLGAAMAGILGTGMYYLTYAIGTTFANKPITSSNQLVINISSAVRTLVVGVASLATFIFAFVSFGLVLLAIQLTLQGIKGRLKSSSDR
- a CDS encoding 3-deoxy-7-phosphoheptulonate synthase, with translation MYKTSDLHVVETRSLLSPETIHCLFPLTEQAAALVTQTRRTIRNILTGVDPRLLVIVGPCSIHDVAAAYEYGEKLIALRNELKDKLEIVMRVYFEKPRTTMGWKGMINDPHLDGSYDINTGLQRARKLLLDLAHLGLPAATELLDPVIPQYIADLVSWTAIGARTTESQTHREMASGLSMPVGFKNGTDGSFESAVNAMIAASKPHHFLGINYKGLASIITTTGNPDGHLVLRGGNTQTNYEAMDVNQAVEFLKTKGVCPRLMIDCSHGNSHKDHNRQSLVLENIAHQLQEGSPHIMGVMIESHLVAGNQSIPKDLSQLTYGQSITDACVDFPTTVSMLHNLAKSINLKTTVLI
- a CDS encoding orange carotenoid-binding protein, whose protein sequence is MPFTIDSARNIFPGTLAADAVPATIARFNQLSAEDQLALIWFAYLEMGKTITIAAPGAASMVFAENTLKEIQQMTPLQQTQVMCDLTNRADTPICRTYATWSPNIKLGFWYRLGELMEQGLVAPIPKGYQLSANANAVLEAIKSLESGQQITVLRNCVVDMGFEPSKLGNYTRVAEPVEPPKEMSQRTQVYIDGVSNPTVLDYMNNLNANDFEALIELFTPDGGLQPPFQRPIVGKEAILRFFKEECQNLKLIPEKGVSEPTDDGYTQIKVTGKVQTPWFGANVGMNIAWRFLLNPDNKIFFVAIDLLASPKELLNFAR
- the ispE gene encoding 4-(cytidine 5'-diphospho)-2-C-methyl-D-erythritol kinase, yielding MHAYTLIAPGKINLYLEIIGDRPDGYHELIMILQSIDLADRITLRPNGVQQFRLYCSHPQVPTDESNLAYRAAKLMQQEFPKQFDNFGGVDITIDKRIPVAAGLAGGSTNGAAVLVGLNLIWQLGLTQPELQGLASLLGSDVPFCVSGGTAIATGRGEQLDPIYDLDNLWVVLAKYTSIAVSTPWAYKTYRQLFNNTYISDRERIQARTHQVHAGPLMGAILQKDGAKIGRLLHNDLEKVVLPEYPQVAHLRETMAKMGGFGTMMSGSGPTVFTLCESYAQAEKIKQHIRENISDIDLQLWVAQLSNMGIQVEIAG